One Maribacter cobaltidurans genomic window carries:
- a CDS encoding VOC family protein, with translation MLGLRTEIYKVGSIEEAKSWYTKAFKTEPYFDEPFYVGFNIKGYELGLQPEEQPTTDKTESVTALWGVADIQSEFDRLLGLGATLYEAPNYVGGKIMAASVKDPWGNIIGLIYNPEFKLP, from the coding sequence ATGTTGGGACTTAGAACCGAAATTTATAAAGTTGGAAGTATTGAAGAAGCCAAATCTTGGTACACCAAGGCATTCAAAACAGAACCCTATTTCGATGAACCTTTCTATGTAGGGTTCAATATTAAGGGATATGAACTGGGTTTGCAACCGGAAGAGCAACCCACAACCGATAAAACGGAAAGTGTAACGGCACTTTGGGGTGTAGCGGATATTCAGTCGGAATTCGACCGACTCCTAGGGCTTGGAGCTACCTTATATGAAGCTCCTAACTACGTAGGCGGGAAAATTATGGCAGCCTCAGTCAAGGACCCTTGGGGCAATATTATAGGCCTTATCTACAACCCGGAATTTAAATTGCCTTAG